In Dehalococcoidia bacterium, the genomic stretch CTTATGTGGCACGGCGTGCGCCTAGAAGGCCCGGTCTGGGGACGGGGCCTCGCGCTTGACTCCACCAGTTCGACAGTCAATGCTGCGACGATGAAGCCGTCGCCCAGCTCGCTGACACGATTGGTCGCTGGTGCCGCGCTCATTGTCGTTGTTGTCGCGGTCGCCGGGTGCTCAAGGGACAACCAAGGCGAAACAGCTACGAGTGAAGAGATTGAGGCGTACTTCGCTCGCCTCAACGCCATCAATGCTCAGGCCTATGGGCGCTTCGAACTGCTCGTCCGTATCCTCGACGATTCGAGCTATACCGAAGGACTGAGCGTCAACAGCCGTCGCTTCGATGAGGGTGCGAATGCACTGCGTAATCTAACGGCGCCAGCCACATTCGAAGCCGAGCATGACGCGTATGCCGCGGCATTGAAAGATGTTGCCGACGAACTCGAGCAGAGTCTGCAGCGGATCTACGACGGAGAGGATGTAACCGATCAGATCGTCTCCCAAGTCGAGGGACCTCTCGCGGACAAATTCGCCGCACTTGCCGAGGCGTGTAGGCAGATCGCGCGGCAAGCAGACGAACTAGGGGTGTACGACGCCACAGAATGCGGAGGCGATCCCTACTTCATCGAGGCCGTAGAGCCGCCGTGGTCACATCGCGTGCATGTGAACCGTTGCTGCGGTGGCTCACACCCGCTGTCCAATCCACTCGACATCTTCTATGGAAGTGACGACTCTTGGGAGCGTACCGTCCAGCACTACAAAGATGAGATGACGAAGCGTGGCTTTCAATGGACTGAAGAGGAAGATCGGATCAGGTTTTCGAGACCGAATTGGCCTGAGGAATGCTTCTTTCTCCAACAGTACCGTGAAGAAAGTCGACGGTACGAGGTCGACGCGTCCGATGTTGCTGATCTTGGTCGATACGACCATGCGTATCAGACGGGATATACGTTGCTCTGCCTGGGCTAGTCTTCCGCCGGTTGTGTCCGCTTGTTCGTCACCCGCTGCTCCTCCCGCTCGCGCTTGCGGCGGCCCTCCCACCCCTGGTCCGTCGCGCGGTAGTACGTGTGACCCGCGACGCGGTCCGGCAGGTGCTGCTGGTCGACGACGGCGCCCTCGTAGTCGTGCGCGTACTTGTAGCCGGAGCCGTAGCCCATCTGGCGCATGAGGCCGGTGACGGCATTGCGCAGGTGCAGCGGCACCGGATCGTTGCGCGTCGCCTCGACGTCGCGCAGGGCGGCGCCATAGGCGCTGCCGGTGCTGTTGCTCTTCGGCGCGAGCGCCAGGTACAGCGCGGTCTCCGCCATCGCGAAGAAGCCTTCCGGCAGGCCGATGAAGTGCACCGCCTGCTGGCACGCCGTCGCGACGACGAGCGCCTGCGGGTCGGCGAGCCCGACGTCCTCCGACGCGAGGATCACCATGCGCCGGACGATGAAGAGCGGATCTTCGCCCGCCTCGATCATGCGCGCGAGCCAGTAGAGCGCCGCGTCAGGGTCGGAGCCGCGCACCGACTTGATGAACGCCGAGATGGTGTCGTAGTGGGCATCGCCCTGCCGGTCGTACAGGTAGGTGCGTTGCTGCAGCGCTTCTTCGATGTCGTCGACGCCGACGCGACGGCCCTCGCCGCTCTGCGCGTTGAGCACCGCCGCCTCGACGGCGTTGAGGGCGATGCGGGCATCACCGCCCACCGACGCCGCGAGCGCCTGAACCGCCTCGTCGTCCATCGCAACGCCGCTGGC encodes the following:
- a CDS encoding replication-associated recombination protein A, with amino-acid sequence MPRPRKTPARPTPMFVPEVDGNDEPLPSAPLAARMRPRTFHEYVGQEHLVGEGRILRRLAESDSLPSMILWGPPGTGKTTLARIVARMSKSTFVPLSAVSAGVADLRRVTAESRDRLRAGLGRTVLFIDEIHRFNKAQQDAILPFVEDGTVTMIGATTENPSFEVIGPLLSRSRVFALKMLEPESIERIICNALADETRGLGASGVAMDDEAVQALAASVGGDARIALNAVEAAVLNAQSGEGRRVGVDDIEEALQQRTYLYDRQGDAHYDTISAFIKSVRGSDPDAALYWLARMIEAGEDPLFIVRRMVILASEDVGLADPQALVVATACQQAVHFIGLPEGFFAMAETALYLALAPKSNSTGSAYGAALRDVEATRNDPVPLHLRNAVTGLMRQMGYGSGYKYAHDYEGAVVDQQHLPDRVAGHTYYRATDQGWEGRRKREREEQRVTNKRTQPAED